One Myxococcaceae bacterium JPH2 genomic window carries:
- the sthA gene encoding Si-specific NAD(P)(+) transhydrogenase: MADFDLVVMGSGPAGEWGAVQAALQGKRVAVVEREPVLGGTAANTGTLPSKTLRETALHLSGFRARGLYSVEATLRHEATVSDFLYRERRVKLTERERIAQNLQRHGVTLYQGVASLVDAHTVAVTRAGTPETRLTADFVMVATGSSPFRPPLYPFGDPRVHDSDEVLDIGALPRSLVVVGGGVIGCEYACMFAALGIPVTLVEVKAELLPFLDDEFSARLAQCMEALGVRMRMGHTVQSVHVPELHAEPIRLTLATGEVLEADQVLVASGRSANTAGLGLEAVGVKLGARGQVEVGPDYQTAVPHIYAVGDVIGFPALASTSMEQARIAVEHAFGASERVLAPILPFGIYTIPEVSMAGETEESLRQKGIPYVCGRASFDSNPRGQIIGERQGLLKLLFHRESRKLLGVHVLGEQATELVHVGLTALHAGATTRLFVEMCFNYPTLSEAYKAATYDALARLDGRATD, from the coding sequence ATGGCGGACTTCGATCTCGTGGTGATGGGCTCTGGCCCCGCGGGGGAATGGGGCGCGGTACAGGCGGCCCTGCAGGGCAAGCGCGTGGCGGTGGTGGAGCGCGAGCCCGTGCTGGGCGGCACCGCGGCCAACACCGGCACCCTGCCCTCCAAGACGCTCCGGGAGACGGCGCTCCACCTCTCCGGCTTCCGGGCCCGCGGCCTCTACAGCGTGGAGGCCACGCTCCGGCATGAGGCCACCGTGTCCGACTTCCTCTACCGGGAGCGGCGCGTGAAGCTCACCGAGCGCGAGCGCATCGCCCAGAACCTCCAGCGGCACGGCGTGACGCTGTATCAGGGCGTGGCCTCGCTCGTGGACGCGCACACGGTGGCGGTGACGCGCGCGGGCACGCCGGAGACGCGGCTCACCGCCGACTTCGTGATGGTGGCCACGGGCTCCTCGCCCTTCCGCCCGCCGCTCTACCCCTTCGGCGATCCGCGCGTGCACGACTCGGACGAGGTGCTCGACATCGGCGCGCTGCCCCGCTCCCTCGTGGTAGTGGGCGGCGGCGTCATCGGCTGCGAGTACGCCTGCATGTTCGCCGCGCTGGGCATCCCCGTCACGCTGGTGGAGGTGAAGGCCGAGCTGTTGCCCTTCCTGGACGACGAGTTCTCCGCGCGCCTCGCGCAGTGCATGGAGGCGCTCGGCGTCCGGATGCGCATGGGCCACACGGTGCAGTCCGTCCACGTCCCTGAACTCCACGCCGAGCCCATCCGCCTCACGCTCGCCACCGGCGAGGTGCTGGAGGCCGACCAGGTGCTGGTGGCCTCGGGGCGCTCGGCCAACACGGCCGGCCTGGGACTGGAAGCCGTGGGCGTGAAGCTGGGCGCCCGAGGGCAGGTGGAGGTGGGGCCGGACTACCAGACCGCCGTGCCCCACATCTACGCGGTGGGCGACGTCATCGGCTTCCCGGCGCTCGCGTCCACGTCCATGGAGCAGGCCCGCATCGCGGTGGAGCACGCCTTCGGGGCCAGTGAGCGGGTGCTCGCGCCCATCCTGCCGTTCGGCATCTATACCATCCCCGAGGTCTCCATGGCCGGGGAGACAGAGGAGTCCCTGCGCCAGAAGGGCATCCCCTACGTGTGCGGACGCGCCAGCTTCGACAGCAACCCGCGCGGGCAAATCATTGGAGAGCGCCAGGGCCTGCTCAAGCTCCTCTTCCACCGCGAGAGCCGCAAGCTGCTCGGCGTGCACGTCCTGGGAGAGCAGGCCACGGAGCTGGTCCACGTGGGGCTCACGGCGCTGCACGCCGGAGCCACCACGCGGCTCTTCGTGGAGATGTGCTTCAACTACCCGACGCTGTCCGAGGCGTACAAGGCCGCCACCTACGACGCGCTGGCGCGACTGGACGGCCGGGCCACGGACTGA
- a CDS encoding rRNA pseudouridine synthase, protein MSRKPDKPKPPRVSRWEGREKPDWLSRALARAGALPQAEAEAAIQAGRVSVNGRVVRMHLAPVPPGAVLRVDGKLVSTEAPTHVLAFHKPAGVLSSTARQHRVGTVFELLLPQLPDELTGFTWHAVGRLDVDTTGLLLFTNDDKLVAHATSPDTHLPKRYVATVYGGADDAKVEPLRQGMPLDDGPARPAEVRVRDARTVEVSITEGRHHQVKRMLGAVGLPTHALHREAVGSIELRDIPEGGFRLLTEDEVREGLRYAGREPSEP, encoded by the coding sequence ATGTCCCGCAAACCCGACAAGCCGAAGCCCCCTCGAGTCAGCCGTTGGGAGGGCCGGGAGAAGCCCGACTGGCTGTCGCGCGCGCTGGCGCGGGCAGGCGCCCTGCCCCAAGCGGAGGCCGAGGCCGCCATCCAGGCCGGCCGCGTGAGCGTCAACGGCCGCGTGGTGCGCATGCACCTGGCCCCCGTGCCTCCGGGCGCCGTGCTGCGCGTGGACGGCAAGTTGGTGTCGACCGAGGCGCCCACGCACGTGCTCGCGTTCCACAAGCCCGCGGGCGTGCTGTCCTCCACCGCGAGGCAGCACCGCGTGGGCACCGTCTTCGAGCTGCTGCTGCCCCAGCTCCCGGACGAACTCACGGGCTTCACGTGGCACGCGGTGGGTCGGCTCGACGTGGACACCACCGGGCTGCTGCTCTTCACCAACGATGACAAACTGGTGGCCCACGCCACCTCGCCGGACACGCACCTGCCCAAGCGCTACGTGGCCACCGTCTATGGCGGCGCGGACGACGCGAAGGTGGAGCCCTTGCGCCAGGGCATGCCGCTGGATGACGGCCCCGCCCGACCGGCCGAGGTGCGCGTGAGGGACGCGCGCACCGTCGAGGTCAGCATCACCGAGGGCCGCCACCACCAGGTGAAGCGGATGCTCGGCGCCGTGGGGCTGCCCACCCATGCGCTCCACCGCGAGGCCGTGGGGAGCATCGAGCTGCGAGACATCCCCGAGGGCGGCTTCCGGCTGCTGACGGAGGACGAGGTCCGCGAGGGCCTGCGCTACGCGGGGCGGGAGCCCAGCGAGCCCTGA
- a CDS encoding glycoside hydrolase family 15 protein: MTSEKTKFTRPVGNDYPPISDYAFVSDCHSLGLVARDGTWEWMCFHRFDASPVFACMLDREQGGFFRIAPVGEARVSRRYLPDTNILETRFVTDTGVLTVTDCLPCWEDERQPGKFVISNPRHLLIRLVRCEQGEVDVALTFSPRFDFGRTTPFLHRLADDLAVIFGGADSLLLQSNLGPLVSDAKGGADSRAVLKAGDTREVALTWRHPQDMKAERLEADDLRTRVERTADFWRSWAGRCTYEGAHRDVVVRSLLVLKGLTYAETGAVIAAGTTSLPEEIGGVRNWDYRFSWLRDSSALLWALGAFGYEDEARDFARFLLRTTAGRTDELQILYGINGERLLQETNLGFLDGYRGSKPVRTGNGAFDQFQMDTYGELIGLMFFLVKRLGLTYSVQQANPISRYWMEFIRQVADTAARRWKEPDDGIWETRGGRQHFVFSKLMAWMALDRAIQLFERVPEIPADLTGWGRARDELRQAIETRGVDPKTGAFVQAFGSTALDASALQVLLTGFLPPDDRRVRATVERIDAELTRDGHVYRYLDRKDGLPGGEGTFVFCTLWLTSCFALSGEVERAEERLGQVLSYVNDLGLLSEEIDPERQEMLGNMPQAFSHVGLIHAIVSIEQARRAQKQGTTVGVSPVHQEAMEEPAPESP; encoded by the coding sequence ATGACCTCCGAGAAGACGAAGTTCACGCGACCGGTGGGGAACGACTACCCCCCCATCTCCGACTATGCCTTCGTGAGCGATTGCCACTCGCTCGGGCTGGTGGCTCGGGACGGAACGTGGGAGTGGATGTGCTTCCACCGGTTCGACGCCAGCCCCGTCTTCGCCTGCATGCTCGACCGCGAGCAGGGAGGCTTCTTCCGCATCGCGCCCGTGGGCGAGGCTCGCGTCTCCCGCCGCTACCTGCCGGACACGAACATCCTGGAGACGCGCTTCGTCACCGACACCGGCGTGCTGACCGTGACGGACTGCCTGCCGTGCTGGGAGGACGAGCGCCAGCCCGGGAAGTTCGTCATCTCGAATCCTCGACACCTGCTGATCCGCCTGGTGCGCTGCGAGCAGGGCGAGGTGGACGTGGCGTTGACGTTCTCGCCCCGCTTCGACTTCGGTCGCACCACGCCGTTCCTCCATCGGCTGGCGGATGACCTCGCGGTCATCTTCGGTGGCGCGGACTCCCTGTTGCTGCAGAGCAACCTGGGCCCGCTCGTGTCGGACGCGAAGGGCGGCGCGGACTCGCGCGCGGTGCTCAAGGCGGGCGACACGCGCGAGGTGGCGCTCACCTGGAGACATCCCCAGGACATGAAGGCCGAGCGGCTGGAGGCCGATGACCTGCGCACGCGGGTGGAGCGGACCGCCGACTTCTGGCGCTCGTGGGCGGGGCGCTGCACGTACGAGGGAGCGCACCGGGACGTGGTGGTGCGCAGCCTGTTGGTGCTCAAGGGCCTGACGTACGCGGAGACAGGCGCCGTCATCGCCGCGGGCACCACGTCTCTCCCCGAGGAAATCGGGGGCGTGCGCAACTGGGACTATCGCTTCAGCTGGCTGCGCGACTCGTCGGCCCTGCTGTGGGCGCTCGGCGCGTTCGGCTACGAGGACGAGGCCCGAGACTTCGCGCGGTTCCTCCTGCGCACCACCGCGGGCCGCACCGACGAACTCCAGATTCTCTACGGCATCAACGGCGAGCGGCTGCTCCAGGAGACGAACCTCGGGTTCCTGGATGGCTACCGAGGCAGCAAGCCCGTGCGCACGGGCAACGGCGCGTTCGACCAGTTCCAGATGGACACCTACGGGGAACTCATCGGGCTGATGTTCTTCCTCGTGAAGCGCCTGGGCCTCACGTACTCGGTCCAGCAGGCCAACCCCATCAGCCGCTACTGGATGGAGTTCATCCGGCAGGTGGCCGACACCGCGGCGCGCCGCTGGAAGGAGCCGGACGACGGCATCTGGGAGACGCGCGGCGGCCGGCAGCACTTCGTGTTCTCCAAGTTGATGGCGTGGATGGCGTTGGATCGCGCCATCCAGCTCTTCGAGCGCGTGCCGGAGATTCCCGCGGACCTGACAGGCTGGGGGCGCGCCCGAGACGAGCTGCGCCAGGCCATCGAGACGCGCGGCGTGGACCCCAAGACGGGCGCCTTCGTGCAGGCCTTCGGCAGCACGGCGCTGGACGCCTCGGCGCTGCAGGTGCTGCTGACGGGCTTCCTGCCACCGGACGACCGCCGCGTGCGCGCCACGGTGGAGCGCATTGACGCGGAGCTGACCCGCGACGGCCATGTGTACCGCTACCTGGACCGCAAGGACGGACTGCCGGGCGGAGAAGGCACCTTCGTGTTCTGCACGCTGTGGCTCACGAGCTGCTTCGCGCTGAGCGGCGAGGTGGAGCGGGCCGAGGAGCGGCTCGGCCAGGTGCTGTCCTACGTCAATGACCTGGGGCTCTTGTCCGAGGAGATCGACCCGGAGCGCCAGGAGATGCTGGGCAACATGCCGCAGGCCTTCAGCCACGTGGGGCTCATCCACGCCATCGTCTCCATCGAGCAGGCCCGCCGCGCCCAGAAGCAGGGAACCACCGTGGGAGTGTCCCCTGTCCACCAGGAGGCCATGGAGGAGCCCGCCCCCGAGTCGCCGTGA
- a CDS encoding rRNA methyltransferase, translated as MVLPIRFVLMRPRNAENLGAAARALKNCGLADWAWVTPEAEDLAPARRLAVHAEDLLEGVKRPDSLEAAVSDCVWVVGTSSRKVEGKRRMSPRAVGEELVARAAQGPVALVFGDERSGLTNAEVERCHDLSAVPTAPEQPSINLAQAVLLYAYEVRMAVLERSAPPPGPLPVAATDAELARVEETLETLLTSGGFLVDAHPGRTAVRDLFAPLRRSRLTRQEARLWLSALHTVRKRLPSPTAEETDARED; from the coding sequence ATGGTGCTTCCCATCCGATTCGTCCTGATGCGCCCGCGCAACGCGGAGAACCTCGGTGCCGCCGCCCGCGCGCTGAAGAACTGCGGCCTGGCGGACTGGGCCTGGGTGACGCCCGAGGCCGAGGACCTCGCTCCTGCGCGGCGCCTCGCGGTCCACGCGGAGGACTTGCTGGAGGGCGTGAAGCGCCCAGATTCGCTGGAGGCGGCTGTCTCCGATTGCGTCTGGGTGGTGGGCACCAGCTCTCGCAAGGTGGAGGGCAAGCGGCGGATGTCGCCTCGCGCGGTGGGCGAGGAGCTGGTCGCCCGCGCGGCGCAGGGCCCCGTGGCGCTCGTCTTCGGAGATGAGCGCAGCGGCCTGACCAACGCGGAGGTCGAGCGCTGTCATGACCTGTCCGCCGTGCCCACCGCACCCGAGCAGCCGTCCATCAACCTGGCGCAGGCCGTGCTCCTGTACGCCTACGAGGTCCGGATGGCCGTGCTGGAGCGGTCCGCGCCTCCGCCGGGTCCCCTGCCCGTCGCGGCCACGGACGCGGAGCTGGCGCGCGTGGAGGAGACCCTGGAGACCCTGCTGACGTCCGGCGGGTTCCTCGTCGATGCGCATCCAGGCCGCACCGCCGTGCGCGACCTGTTCGCGCCGCTGCGCCGCTCGCGACTCACGCGCCAGGAGGCCCGCTTGTGGCTGTCCGCGCTGCACACCGTGCGCAAGCGCCTGCCCTCTCCGACCGCCGAGGAGACAGACGCGCGAGAGGACTGA
- a CDS encoding tolB protein precursor protein — protein MNPRSSLTALLLALLLPGVAAAQVFVIPRQAGKTPVNTFDLAWRHVDILVGPDAEGLAKPPEHTAHDQPGAPQDASKAAAPIATKSSDATPPIAPPADSKPIPSANIPVDTSDAGPLPQEIAAANAGPDGGVPNADGGVLAQAGGDGGTSVVSGPLLLGDSDGGFNYTYAKTLGAKTGGVRFYFYEREREVAERAVPVIEEAYRYLVGRFKYVPTQTFPYILYNSYAEFLQTNVFPVSEGTLGVTSTEDLKLTLPYLGDHRLFEEISSHELTHQFTIQKVRTVAEQAKVFGDPLSNMPLWFIEGLAEFYAKRGLDPETEMLVRDLLVNPDLMKGYAFLDFFSPGPYGYLWIYKVGQTRVAFLEDEYGDGISQRILEESPRLVGGSRDSPSLKFEELLERLTGDDPKRLAARFENWLKRRAFKTYLGSEQSAPALDSLSDLPGIVTAMASGPDGYVLAVRTIIPETGESRLYLLDPRMPEKTVQVAADGQPGIESLHPVSGRNFAVGKDKLAFVAEVTGRDVLYVQDYGHSAEKHATDVLVRRSAIRTGIDRDPSLAVKLETGGRRAVRIDKQGIVAVYSPAFSPDERYLAFIGIDDKGLRDVYMVDLAAGDKAAPRKLTDDVFAERQLTWGPTGIIYTSDATSHRKYNLFRIKPDAPGPAERLTSEDRDEADPVALPDGRIFFVAYTHSSSDLHERLPDGRLVRRTDLTTGVFEPGPGPEGSLWMLFHLSGERRPSLLRPPRMLALEEEKEPPAEPPGPLAIRPLTDAQQYRPFARQNLEFGPIFGFAGAGGGGFVGQVFASATDRLRNHQMILTLAVYGSFELTDGLLLYVNDEKRATWGGGLFQSLRFRVDQTFKDVNKDLFFTSAERYFGVLGSYRYPLSTFLYLQGDLSLGGTKYFLDDPVEFYLAFPERNEANQALLGEWRAKNQAIRFQTELSGRLGYDSIKYHYATGPLSGSSVLMEATVGVQPFNDEAYSNVRLDAERYFPIYGRTNIFARLGTGTTLGGRYARSYYLSSFDTLRGVNFGDERWLLGRHFVYSTVEMQLPLNDIIRVAFLSDLEAIVAMDTGGVGDGAKDLWDHRVLNAVVGFNVSLGPLLLRLHFARPFDINAAAGKPDPGWVTNFSLGIAGLNGFFDQRDTGRQAPPVNRASLPALGGGYLTPGVP, from the coding sequence GTGAACCCCCGTTCCAGCCTGACCGCCTTGCTGCTGGCCCTCCTCCTTCCGGGGGTGGCCGCCGCCCAGGTGTTCGTCATCCCCCGTCAGGCGGGCAAGACCCCCGTCAACACGTTCGATCTCGCCTGGCGCCACGTGGACATCCTCGTGGGCCCGGACGCGGAGGGACTCGCCAAGCCCCCGGAGCACACCGCGCATGATCAGCCTGGGGCCCCCCAGGATGCGAGCAAAGCCGCGGCCCCCATCGCGACGAAGTCGAGCGACGCCACCCCGCCGATCGCGCCGCCAGCGGACAGCAAGCCCATCCCCAGCGCGAACATCCCCGTCGACACGTCCGACGCGGGCCCGCTGCCCCAGGAGATCGCCGCGGCCAACGCGGGCCCGGATGGCGGCGTGCCCAACGCCGATGGTGGCGTCCTGGCGCAGGCGGGAGGTGACGGAGGGACCTCGGTGGTGAGCGGCCCGCTGCTGCTGGGCGACTCGGACGGAGGCTTCAACTACACCTACGCGAAGACGCTGGGCGCGAAGACCGGCGGCGTGCGCTTCTACTTCTACGAGCGCGAGCGCGAGGTCGCCGAGCGCGCCGTGCCCGTCATCGAGGAGGCATACCGCTACCTCGTGGGGCGCTTCAAGTACGTCCCCACCCAGACGTTCCCGTACATCCTCTACAACAGCTACGCCGAGTTCCTTCAGACCAACGTGTTCCCCGTGTCCGAGGGAACGCTGGGTGTCACCAGCACCGAGGACCTCAAGCTGACCCTGCCGTACCTGGGGGACCATCGCCTCTTCGAGGAGATCAGCAGCCACGAGCTGACCCACCAGTTCACCATCCAGAAGGTCCGCACCGTGGCCGAGCAGGCCAAGGTCTTCGGGGATCCGCTGAGCAACATGCCCCTGTGGTTCATCGAAGGGCTCGCCGAGTTCTACGCCAAGCGCGGCCTGGACCCCGAGACCGAGATGCTGGTGCGCGACCTGCTGGTCAACCCGGACCTGATGAAGGGCTATGCGTTCCTCGACTTCTTCTCGCCCGGGCCCTACGGCTACCTGTGGATCTACAAGGTGGGCCAGACCCGCGTCGCCTTCCTCGAGGACGAGTACGGCGACGGGATCTCGCAGCGCATCCTGGAGGAGTCGCCGCGGCTGGTGGGCGGCTCGCGCGACTCGCCGTCGCTCAAGTTCGAGGAGCTGCTGGAGCGGCTGACGGGAGATGATCCGAAGCGGCTGGCGGCGCGCTTCGAGAACTGGCTGAAGCGGCGCGCGTTCAAGACGTACCTGGGCTCGGAGCAGTCCGCGCCCGCGCTCGACTCACTCTCCGACCTGCCCGGCATCGTCACCGCGATGGCGAGCGGCCCGGATGGGTACGTGCTGGCCGTGCGCACCATCATCCCGGAGACGGGAGAGAGCCGCCTGTACCTGTTGGATCCGCGCATGCCCGAGAAGACGGTCCAGGTGGCCGCGGACGGCCAACCCGGCATCGAATCGCTGCATCCGGTCTCCGGCCGAAACTTCGCGGTGGGCAAAGACAAACTCGCGTTCGTCGCGGAGGTGACAGGGCGCGACGTGCTCTACGTGCAGGACTACGGTCACTCCGCGGAGAAACACGCCACGGATGTGCTCGTCCGACGCTCGGCGATCCGGACTGGCATCGATCGCGACCCGAGCCTCGCGGTGAAGCTGGAGACCGGCGGTCGGCGCGCGGTCCGCATCGACAAGCAAGGCATCGTCGCCGTGTACTCGCCCGCGTTCTCACCGGACGAGCGCTACCTGGCGTTCATCGGCATCGACGACAAGGGCCTGCGCGATGTCTACATGGTGGACCTGGCCGCGGGTGACAAGGCGGCGCCGCGCAAGCTCACGGACGACGTGTTCGCGGAGCGGCAGCTCACCTGGGGTCCCACCGGCATCATCTACACGTCGGACGCCACGTCGCATCGCAAGTACAACCTGTTCCGCATCAAGCCCGACGCGCCGGGCCCCGCCGAGCGCCTCACCTCCGAGGACCGCGACGAGGCGGATCCCGTCGCGCTTCCGGACGGGCGCATCTTCTTCGTCGCGTACACGCACAGCAGCTCGGACCTGCATGAGCGACTGCCCGATGGACGGCTGGTGCGTCGCACCGACCTGACCACCGGCGTGTTCGAACCAGGCCCCGGCCCCGAGGGCTCCCTCTGGATGTTGTTCCACCTGTCCGGCGAGCGACGCCCGTCCCTGCTGCGCCCGCCGCGCATGCTGGCGCTGGAGGAAGAGAAGGAGCCGCCCGCCGAGCCTCCCGGTCCGCTGGCGATCCGTCCCCTGACGGACGCGCAGCAGTATCGGCCGTTCGCCCGGCAGAACCTGGAGTTCGGGCCCATCTTCGGCTTCGCCGGAGCAGGCGGTGGCGGCTTCGTGGGACAGGTCTTCGCCTCCGCCACGGACCGACTGCGCAACCACCAGATGATCCTCACCCTGGCGGTGTACGGCTCGTTCGAGCTGACGGACGGCCTGCTGCTCTACGTGAACGACGAGAAGCGCGCGACGTGGGGCGGCGGTCTCTTCCAATCGCTCCGCTTCCGCGTGGATCAGACGTTCAAGGACGTGAACAAGGACCTCTTCTTCACGTCCGCCGAGCGCTACTTCGGCGTGTTGGGCAGCTACCGCTATCCGCTCAGTACCTTCCTGTACCTCCAGGGCGACCTGAGTCTGGGCGGCACGAAGTACTTCCTGGATGACCCCGTCGAGTTCTACCTGGCATTCCCCGAGCGCAACGAGGCGAACCAGGCGCTGCTCGGCGAGTGGCGGGCGAAGAACCAGGCCATCCGCTTCCAGACCGAACTGAGCGGGCGCCTGGGGTACGACAGCATCAAGTACCACTACGCCACAGGGCCGCTGTCCGGCAGCAGCGTGTTGATGGAGGCCACGGTGGGCGTGCAGCCCTTCAACGACGAGGCGTACAGCAACGTGCGGCTCGACGCGGAGCGCTACTTCCCTATCTACGGGCGGACGAACATCTTCGCGCGCCTGGGCACGGGCACGACGCTGGGCGGGCGGTACGCGCGCTCGTACTACCTCTCCAGCTTCGACACCCTGCGCGGCGTGAACTTCGGTGACGAGCGGTGGCTGCTCGGCCGGCACTTCGTCTACTCCACGGTCGAGATGCAGCTGCCCCTCAACGACATCATCCGCGTCGCGTTCCTCAGCGACCTGGAGGCCATCGTGGCGATGGACACCGGCGGCGTGGGCGACGGCGCGAAGGACCTGTGGGACCACCGCGTCCTCAATGCCGTGGTCGGCTTCAACGTGTCCCTGGGGCCCTTGCTGCTGCGCCTGCACTTCGCGCGGCCGTTCGACATCAACGCCGCGGCGGGCAAGCCCGACCCCGGCTGGGTGACGAACTTCTCGCTCGGCATCGCGGGGCTCAACGGCTTCTTCGATCAGCGAGACACGGGACGGCAGGCGCCCCCTGTCAACCGAGCGTCCCTGCCCGCGCTGGGGGGCGGATACCTCACGCCTGGGGTGCCCTGA
- a CDS encoding outer membrane lipoprotein-sorting protein, whose protein sequence is MSLSKLLSAAVVAAALLSARVASALDTPTMTKMLQVIDDRQRNGGDYKALVYLEQKEKDKTDVAREAWVYRRDADDKLMILFSKPKGEAGKGYLRLDKNLWSYDPNVGKWERRTERERIAGTDSRRADFDESRLAEEFDPSDKGEETLGKYKVHHLILKAKANVDVAYPMVELWVDMDSGNILKRQEFALSGRLMRTLYYPTWRKLFSESKNADVWFPDQIRIYDEVEKANSTVIAIKSVDLHSLEANLFTKAWLESKSR, encoded by the coding sequence ATGTCGCTCTCGAAACTGCTGTCCGCCGCGGTGGTGGCCGCGGCGCTGCTGTCCGCCCGCGTGGCGTCCGCTCTGGACACGCCCACGATGACGAAGATGCTGCAGGTCATTGATGACCGGCAGCGCAATGGCGGCGACTACAAGGCGCTCGTCTATTTGGAGCAGAAGGAGAAGGACAAGACAGACGTGGCCCGCGAGGCGTGGGTGTACCGGCGCGACGCGGACGACAAGCTGATGATCCTCTTCTCCAAGCCCAAGGGAGAGGCCGGCAAGGGCTACCTGCGGCTGGACAAGAACCTCTGGAGCTACGACCCCAACGTGGGCAAGTGGGAGCGGCGCACGGAGCGCGAGCGCATTGCGGGCACCGACAGCCGCCGCGCCGACTTCGACGAGTCTCGTCTGGCCGAGGAGTTCGACCCCTCGGACAAGGGCGAGGAGACGCTCGGCAAGTACAAGGTCCACCACCTCATCCTCAAGGCGAAGGCCAACGTCGATGTGGCCTACCCCATGGTGGAGCTGTGGGTGGACATGGACTCGGGCAACATCCTCAAGCGCCAGGAGTTCGCGCTGTCCGGCCGGCTGATGCGCACGCTGTACTATCCGACGTGGCGCAAGCTGTTCAGCGAGTCCAAGAACGCCGACGTGTGGTTCCCGGACCAGATTCGCATCTATGACGAGGTGGAGAAGGCCAACTCCACCGTCATCGCCATCAAGAGCGTGGACCTCCACTCGCTGGAGGCGAACCTCTTCACCAAGGCCTGGCTCGAGAGCAAGAGCCGATGA
- a CDS encoding ABC transporter permease codes for MFQLFLIAFRNLGTHRRRTLLLGGAIAGVTALLVILQGLSSGMQESMLRSATTLMTGHVNVGGFYKLAAGQSAPVVTNFPKVMEQIRKDVPELDYAVQRGRGWAKVVSETGSVQAGIGGIDVTTETGFRKVLQIREGTLDGLNEPNTLLIFQQQAEKLGVKVGDTVTIVAPTMRGINNTVDVRVVAIAANVGMLSSFNVYVPSATLRALYRLKDDTTGAILLYLKDLKQVPAVQARLRQTLAAAGYELMDNDPRAFWMKFDTVNREAWTGQKLDITNWEDEISFVKWTLTALNILSGLLIAILLVIICVGIMNTLWIAIRERTREIGTLRAIGMQRSRVVWMFLMEALTLGALGTLAGAGLGLLVCTLVNAAQIAVPKVVAVFILSETLTLAVSPKVMLGSMLFITACTTAISLIPSFLAARLKPVTAMHHIG; via the coding sequence ATGTTCCAACTCTTCCTGATTGCCTTCCGCAACCTCGGCACCCATCGCCGGCGCACGCTGCTGTTGGGCGGCGCCATCGCGGGCGTCACCGCGCTGCTCGTCATCCTGCAAGGCCTGTCCAGCGGCATGCAGGAGTCGATGCTGCGCTCGGCCACCACGCTGATGACCGGCCACGTCAACGTGGGCGGCTTCTACAAGCTCGCCGCCGGCCAGTCCGCGCCGGTCGTCACCAACTTCCCCAAGGTGATGGAGCAGATTCGCAAGGACGTGCCCGAGCTGGACTACGCGGTGCAGCGCGGGCGCGGCTGGGCCAAGGTCGTCAGCGAGACCGGCTCCGTGCAGGCCGGTATCGGCGGAATCGACGTGACCACCGAGACGGGCTTCCGCAAGGTGCTCCAGATTCGCGAGGGCACCCTGGATGGACTGAATGAGCCCAACACGCTGCTCATCTTCCAGCAGCAGGCCGAGAAGCTCGGCGTGAAGGTGGGCGACACCGTCACCATCGTGGCGCCCACGATGCGCGGCATCAACAACACGGTGGACGTGCGCGTGGTGGCCATCGCGGCCAACGTGGGCATGCTGAGCAGCTTCAACGTCTACGTCCCGTCCGCGACGCTGCGCGCGCTCTACCGGCTGAAGGACGACACCACCGGCGCCATCCTCCTGTACTTGAAGGACCTCAAGCAGGTGCCCGCCGTGCAGGCGCGGCTGCGTCAGACGCTCGCGGCCGCCGGCTACGAGTTGATGGACAATGATCCGCGCGCGTTCTGGATGAAGTTCGACACCGTCAACCGCGAGGCGTGGACCGGGCAGAAGCTGGACATCACCAACTGGGAGGACGAGATCTCCTTCGTCAAGTGGACATTGACCGCGCTCAACATCCTCTCCGGCCTGCTCATCGCCATCCTGCTCGTCATCATCTGCGTGGGCATCATGAACACGCTGTGGATCGCCATCCGCGAGCGCACGCGAGAGATTGGCACCCTGCGCGCCATTGGCATGCAGCGCTCGCGCGTCGTCTGGATGTTCCTCATGGAGGCCCTGACGCTGGGCGCCCTGGGGACGCTGGCGGGCGCCGGGCTGGGCCTGCTCGTGTGCACCCTCGTCAACGCCGCGCAGATCGCCGTGCCCAAGGTGGTCGCGGTGTTCATCCTCAGTGAGACGCTGACCCTCGCCGTGAGTCCGAAGGTGATGCTGGGCTCGATGCTGTTCATCACCGCGTGCACCACCGCCATTTCGCTCATCCCCTCCTTCCTCGCCGCGCGGCTCAAGCCAGTCACGGCGATGCACCACATCGGGTGA